AGCGGCGGTTCGAGCACGAACTCGAGGCGCTCCGCAAGCGCATCCACATTCTCGAGGGGTTCGTCGTCATCTTCGACGCCCTCGACGAGGCAATCCGCATCATCCGCCGCAGCGACGGCAAAAAAGACGCGGCCGCCAAGCTGATGCAGCGCTTCGACCTCGACGCCGACCAGACAGACGCGATTCTCGAGTTGAAGCTGTACAAGCTGGCCAAACTCGAGATCGACGCGATCCGCGCCGAGCTGCGCGAAAAGACGGCCGAGGCCGCCCGCATCGAGGCGATCTTGCGCAGCGAGCGGCGGCTGTGGAAGGTCGTCAAGGACGAACTCGTCGAAGTCGCCGATACCTACGGGACCAAGCGCATCACCCGCGTGGGCGCGTCCGCCGAAGACCTCCCGGAGGTGGACGAGACCGCGTTCATCGTCGACGAGGACACGCACGTCGTGCTCACGCGCGACGGTTGGCTCAAGCGACTGCGCGAAATCAAGGATCTGTCCAAGCTCCGCACGCGCGAGGGCGACGTGGTCGTCGCGGTGCTCCCCGGCTCGACACGCGAGCACGTCGTGTTCTTCTCGAACTTCGGGTCGGCCTACGTCACCAAGATCAATGACATTCCCGCGACGACCGGCTACGGCGACCCCGCGCAGAAGCTGTTCAAGTTCCGGGACGGCGAGCGCATCGTCGCGGCGCTCACCCTCGACCCGCGCGCGATGGTGCCCGACACGCTGCTCGCCATCTCGAAGCAGGGCTACGGCATGCGGTTTTCGATCGATCCGCTGCGCGAGGCGACCACGCGCGCGGGGCGCCGCTACGCGCGGCCGGCCCAGGGCGACGAGATCGTCGGCGTCACGCCAGTGAGCGAGGGCGACACCGTCATTGCCGCGACAGCGAAGGGCCACGTGCTGCTGTGTCCCGCCGCGGAGATCAACCAGCTCGAGAACCCGGGCAAGGGCGTGCGCGTCATCAAGGTCGCGCCCGACGACGAGTTGATTGCGTTCGTCGCATCGTCCGGCCGGGACAACCCGCTGCGCGTGCAGACCGTGCCGGGCAAAAAGAAGTTCGAGATCGCGCCGGACAAGCGCCGCCTGTCGTCGCGCGGCGGCAAGGGACAGCAGATCGTCAAGCGATCGCGTCTCGAACCGACGTACGTGCCGCCGACCATTCCGCGCCTCGCCACCGTCGATGCGCCCAAGGGAGTTCAGTGATGGCCGCGACCGGCTACACGGCGAAAGACATCACCGTCCTCGAAGGCCTCGAGCCGGTCCGCAAACGGCCGGCGATGTACATCGGCGGAACGGGCAAGGCCGGCTACCACCATCTGCTGTGGGAGATCGTCGACAACGCGATCGACGAGGTCATCAACAAGCACGCGACGCGCATCGAGGTGACGCTGCACGCCGACGGCAAGACCGTGACGGTGAGCGACAACGGTCGCGGCATTCCGGTCGACCCGATTCCGAAATACAAGAAGCCGGCGCTCGAAGTGATCCTGTGTACGCTCCACGCGGGCGGCAAGTTCGACGGCAAAAACTACGTCCACTCGGGCGGCCTGCACGGCGTCGGCGCGTCCGTCGTCAACGCCCTGTCCGAAGAGTTGGTCGCTGCGGTCAAGCGCGGAGGCAAGACCTACACCCAGCGGTTCAGCCGCGGCGTTCCCAAGACGAAGCTCACCGCGAGCGCGGGCGCCAAGGGCACCGGCACGACGATTACGTTCCGGCCGGACCCGGACCTCTTCGGGGACAAGCTCGCGTTCGATCCCAGGGTCGTGCGCGACCGGCTCGAGGCCAAGAGCTACCTGCACCGCGGCGTGCGGATCGTGTGGCGCGACGAGACGCGCCGGCCGGCCGAGCGCGCCGAGTTCCACCACGACGACGGCATCGCCGAGTACCTCGCAAAAGTCATCGCCGAACGCGGCAAGCGCGCGGTCCCGCCCGGCAGCAAATGCTTGTACCTCGAGGTGGGCGGCGACCACCCGATCGAGGTCGCGCTGCAGTGGACGGAGGCCACCGACGAGCACATCCGATCGTATGTCAACGGCGTGCCGACCCCCGCCGGCGGCACCCACGAAAACGGCCTCAAGACCGCCGTCGTCAAGGCGGTGCGCGAGTACATGACGACCCACAAGCTCGCGCCCAAAGGACTCACGATCACCGCGGACGACGTCCGAGAAGGACTCGTCGCGATCCTGTCCGTCTACGTCGGCGAGCCGCAATTTCAAGGTCAGACCAAAGACCGCCTCAACAACCCGGAAGTGCAGCCGGCCGTCGAAGCGATCGTGCGGCCCGCGGTCGTCAACTGGCTCAACGCGAACGGCTCGATCGCCGACGCCATCGCCGCGCGCGTCATCATGTCGGCACGCGCGCGCGAGGCGTCTCGGGCCGCGGCGGCGCAGGTCAAACGCAAGACCGCCGTGTCGCACCGGCTGAACCTGCCGGGCAAGCTCGCCGACTGTGCCTCCACCGATCCGTCCGAGAGCGAGCTGTTCCTCGTCGAGGGCGACTCGGCCGGCGGCTCGGCCAAGCAGGGCCGCGACCGCCGCACCCAGGCCATCCTTCCGCTTCGCGGCAAGGTGCTCAACGCCGAACAGGCGACGACCGCCAAGCTGCTGGCCAACAAGGAGCTGCAGAACATCATCAGCGCGCTGGGTACCGACTTCGGCCCGAAGTTCGACATCTCCAAGCTGCGCTACGACCGCATCTTCCTGCTGATGGACGCTGACGCCGACGGGCATCACATTGCGACGCTGCTGCTCGCGTTCTTCTATCGGCACATGCCCGAGCTGATCGAGCGCGGCCACGTGTACCTCGCGCAGCCGCCGCTGTACCGCATCGACATCGGCAAGCAGACGTACTGGGCGCTCGACGACCTCGACAAGGAGCGCATCTTGCGCGACGCGCCCGCAAACGCTCGGCCGTCGATCACCCGGTTCAAGGGGCTCGGCGAGATGAGCCCGAACGTGCTGTGGGAAACGACGCTCAACCCGGCGACGCGCACGGCGCTGCGCGTGCGCGTTCCCGACGGAGAACGCGTCATGACCGACGCGGTCATCGCCGACCTGCTCGGAAAAGACGCCGCCGCGCGCTACCGGCTCATCACCGAGGGCGCGCCGGACGTCGACGAGTTGGACCTGTAGGGGCCGTCGCCGCCCGCCCGGCGGGCGCGCGGCGACGCCACCGCGCGCACCTTGCTCCTCGCACCGGGCGCGCCGGACGGGGACGCCTCGCAGCGATCGTCGCACCCCGCTCGCGCGCACCGGCGGGTCGCGGTCGCGCCGCGCCGCCGCGTGGAACCGCGCTCGCCGCGCGCCGCCGCGTCGAACCGCGCTCGCCGCGCGCCGCCGGCGCCGGCGCTCGCGCCGCCTCCGCGTGGGACCGCGCTCGCCGCGCGCCGCCGGCGCCGGCCGGTCCAGCGCCTCCGCGTGGGACCGCGGTCGCCGCGCGCTCGCCGCGCGCCGCCGCGGTGCCGCCGCATGGGACCGCGCTCACCGTCCCGGCGACCATGCGGGGACTCCGCCCCCACGCGGCGCCCTTCGGCGGGTTGCCATTCGACAACTTACGTCGCGTCCGCGTTGGCAAGTCGTTTGCTTTTCTCGTGGGCGCACGACGACAGACACCCCGTTCCACGGGCGCCGCGAGCCGGCGCCCTCCCCCGAGTCTCCCCGTCCTCCCGACGGTCCTCCCGCGCGACCGGCCCCGTGGAACGCTCGATTCAACCGACCGTGGCGGTGGAAAAACTCCCGGCGGCCACCGCCGCGGTCGGTCCTTTTTTCGACCACGGTCCCCGCGCCCCCGGGCGATGGGGACCGTTTTGGTATGAGCCGTCGCCTCGGCGCGCGCGGGCCCGGGCGATGCGCCGCCCGCCGCCGTCCCCGAGGCCGCGGCCCCGATCCGGTGCCCTCCGCCGGGCGAGCAGCGGGTCGACGCGCGCCAGCCCTGCGGCCGCTCGCCGGTTTGCGGCGGTTGGCCTCCGCCTCGCCGATCCGTCACAATCGATCGATGTGAAGGTCGAGGAGTCCGCCGCCGCCGCGCCGCCCGCCGCGCGGCGAACCGCGCCGCGCCGGGTCGCGGCCGCAACCGCAGCCGTCGCGATCGCGGCCGCCACCGTTGCGCCCGCCGCCGCCTCCGGCCTGTGGG
The nucleotide sequence above comes from Deltaproteobacteria bacterium. Encoded proteins:
- the parC gene encoding DNA topoisomerase IV subunit A, which encodes MTTKKRTPPAPARRANRPPAPPPPAAAGGGGGGGDLDASLMEETRRRYLNYALSVITSRALPDVRDGLKPVQRRILYAMFADEHLVPDAKHRKSAKVVGAVIGRYHPHGDTAVYDAMVRMAQDFAMRMPLVDGSGNFGSVDGDGAAAYRYTECRLAPPAMELLRELRQNTVPFRPNFDGTTTEPVVLPARLPNLLVNGSTGIAVGMATNIPPHNLREVTKALVALADNRDLTTTNLLKYIQGPDFPTGGEILTSKVELRQIYEAGQGAIRVRATYTTEKRRGGGVDIVITSIPYGVNKSTVVERIAETIIKRKVPQLNDVRDESTTDVRIVLELKKGADPDMVMAYLFKNTPLQLNFNVNFTCLVPTENPEVGRPERLGIKALLEHFLDFRFATIKRRFEHELEALRKRIHILEGFVVIFDALDEAIRIIRRSDGKKDAAAKLMQRFDLDADQTDAILELKLYKLAKLEIDAIRAELREKTAEAARIEAILRSERRLWKVVKDELVEVADTYGTKRITRVGASAEDLPEVDETAFIVDEDTHVVLTRDGWLKRLREIKDLSKLRTREGDVVVAVLPGSTREHVVFFSNFGSAYVTKINDIPATTGYGDPAQKLFKFRDGERIVAALTLDPRAMVPDTLLAISKQGYGMRFSIDPLREATTRAGRRYARPAQGDEIVGVTPVSEGDTVIAATAKGHVLLCPAAEINQLENPGKGVRVIKVAPDDELIAFVASSGRDNPLRVQTVPGKKKFEIAPDKRRLSSRGGKGQQIVKRSRLEPTYVPPTIPRLATVDAPKGVQ
- a CDS encoding type IIA DNA topoisomerase subunit B; this translates as MAATGYTAKDITVLEGLEPVRKRPAMYIGGTGKAGYHHLLWEIVDNAIDEVINKHATRIEVTLHADGKTVTVSDNGRGIPVDPIPKYKKPALEVILCTLHAGGKFDGKNYVHSGGLHGVGASVVNALSEELVAAVKRGGKTYTQRFSRGVPKTKLTASAGAKGTGTTITFRPDPDLFGDKLAFDPRVVRDRLEAKSYLHRGVRIVWRDETRRPAERAEFHHDDGIAEYLAKVIAERGKRAVPPGSKCLYLEVGGDHPIEVALQWTEATDEHIRSYVNGVPTPAGGTHENGLKTAVVKAVREYMTTHKLAPKGLTITADDVREGLVAILSVYVGEPQFQGQTKDRLNNPEVQPAVEAIVRPAVVNWLNANGSIADAIAARVIMSARAREASRAAAAQVKRKTAVSHRLNLPGKLADCASTDPSESELFLVEGDSAGGSAKQGRDRRTQAILPLRGKVLNAEQATTAKLLANKELQNIISALGTDFGPKFDISKLRYDRIFLLMDADADGHHIATLLLAFFYRHMPELIERGHVYLAQPPLYRIDIGKQTYWALDDLDKERILRDAPANARPSITRFKGLGEMSPNVLWETTLNPATRTALRVRVPDGERVMTDAVIADLLGKDAAARYRLITEGAPDVDELDL